The following proteins come from a genomic window of Canis aureus isolate CA01 chromosome 3, VMU_Caureus_v.1.0, whole genome shotgun sequence:
- the XAF1 gene encoding XIAP-associated factor 1 isoform X2 gives MDDHEPHQQATEYLERPMEHGFHELAGHLSALGLHEPHGASCRELCPDCGQPIGLRVCRREQAWLSTGTRISPPEHDIYCRYCNQAIPGNKDFGRMDKRHLVPELEKCFPVGKPGIPPAPLPSHTAQEQTSKAEKDVRPKIKKRNRRDAGG, from the exons ATGGACGACCATGAGCCCCACCAGCAG GCCACGGAATACTTGGAGCGCCCCATGGAGCATGGATTCCACGAGCTGGCTGGGCACCTCAGCGCCCTGGGCCTACATGAGCCCCACGGTGCCAGCTGCAGGGAGCTGTGCCCAGACTGCGGCCAGCCCATTGGGCTCCGGGTGTGTCGGAGAGAACAGGCCTGGCTCAGCACAG GGACGAGAATTTCACCTCCTGAACATGACATCTACTGTCGTTATTGCAACCAGGCGATCCCAGGAAATAAGGACTTCGGCCGGATG GATAAGCGTCATCTGGTCCCAGAGCTTGAGAAATGCTTTCCAGTTGGGAAGCCAGGAAtacctcctgctcccctccccagtcACACCGCTCAAGAGCAGACCTCCAAGGCAGAAAAGGATGTCCGTCCgaaaatcaaaaagagaaacag GAGAGATGCTGGTGGCTAG
- the XAF1 gene encoding XIAP-associated factor 1 isoform X3 has translation MDDHEPHQQATEYLERPMEHGFHELAGHLSALGLHEPHGASCRELCPDCGQPIGLRVCRREQAWLSTGTRISPPEHDIYCRYCNQAIPGNKDFGRMERCWWLASSRGTHRTGSG, from the exons ATGGACGACCATGAGCCCCACCAGCAG GCCACGGAATACTTGGAGCGCCCCATGGAGCATGGATTCCACGAGCTGGCTGGGCACCTCAGCGCCCTGGGCCTACATGAGCCCCACGGTGCCAGCTGCAGGGAGCTGTGCCCAGACTGCGGCCAGCCCATTGGGCTCCGGGTGTGTCGGAGAGAACAGGCCTGGCTCAGCACAG GGACGAGAATTTCACCTCCTGAACATGACATCTACTGTCGTTATTGCAACCAGGCGATCCCAGGAAATAAGGACTTCGGCCGGATG GAGAGATGCTGGTGGCTAGCATCGTCCAGAGGAACGCACAGGACCGGCTCCGGCTGA
- the XAF1 gene encoding XIAP-associated factor 1 isoform X1 has product MDDHEPHQQATEYLERPMEHGFHELAGHLSALGLHEPHGASCRELCPDCGQPIGLRVCRREQAWLSTGTRISPPEHDIYCRYCNQAIPGNKDFGRMDKRHLVPELEKCFPVGKPGIPPAPLPSHTAQEQTSKAEKDVRPKIKKRNRCPLPSQNSTKQAARGANRTTTLPLPLRLGHHDPRLTFPAEDEAAYSTLGGCSCCGILLPQPILSQHQERCWWLASSRGTHRTGSG; this is encoded by the exons ATGGACGACCATGAGCCCCACCAGCAG GCCACGGAATACTTGGAGCGCCCCATGGAGCATGGATTCCACGAGCTGGCTGGGCACCTCAGCGCCCTGGGCCTACATGAGCCCCACGGTGCCAGCTGCAGGGAGCTGTGCCCAGACTGCGGCCAGCCCATTGGGCTCCGGGTGTGTCGGAGAGAACAGGCCTGGCTCAGCACAG GGACGAGAATTTCACCTCCTGAACATGACATCTACTGTCGTTATTGCAACCAGGCGATCCCAGGAAATAAGGACTTCGGCCGGATG GATAAGCGTCATCTGGTCCCAGAGCTTGAGAAATGCTTTCCAGTTGGGAAGCCAGGAAtacctcctgctcccctccccagtcACACCGCTCAAGAGCAGACCTCCAAGGCAGAAAAGGATGTCCGTCCgaaaatcaaaaagagaaacaggTGTCCTCTTCCTTCTCAAAATTCAACAAAGCAAGCAGCAAGAGGTGCAAACAGAACCACGACCCTGCCTTTGCCTCTGAGGTTGGGGCACCACGACCCCAGGCTCACCTTCCCCGCAGAAGACGAGGCGGCCTATAGCACTCTGGGAGGGTGTTCTTGCTGTGGCATCCTGCTCCCCCAGCCCATCCTAAGTCAACACCAG GAGAGATGCTGGTGGCTAGCATCGTCCAGAGGAACGCACAGGACCGGCTCCGGCTGA
- the FBXO39 gene encoding F-box only protein 39, giving the protein MDEESPPVQPPDQSCWANLPDVCLRRVFWWLGDRDRSRAALVCRKWNQIMYSADLWRYRTITFSGRPSRVHASEFESALWYVKKFGRYLEHLEIKFLNPYNAVLTKKFQVTMRGLLSCLGKSNNRLKSLSIQHLELDRLVWRNSIRSSFIKSLGFFLKKVGKHLDYLNLKGARLTVEQGCVVLTSLSYLRSESVVSQLNIEDFFSHHLAVYSSPQFNKTMATFRSLVSLTLNYNCISDELLENLCENNAGTLWTMNIKCHIHDPHGQVIWGMSWAKLARHASNLKVNFFFERVMKYERLARILLQEIPIRSISLRSCYFSDPDWSMRPTLTDLLPTFRNTLQKLTFEFNNNHESLDEELHLLVLSCRKLFYFKIWAFLDVKFVERILKSQEEGQCSLRTLKVRIYTNRYETNDEDRTLREIHRKYRKLIDAELNYFVIAYPMM; this is encoded by the exons ATGGACGAAGAGAGCCCGCCGGTGCAGCCCCCAGACCAGAGCTGCTGGGCCAATCTGCCCGATGTGTGCCTGCGCCGTGTCTTCTGGTGGCTGGGGGACAGGGACCGGTCCAGAGCTGCCCTGGTCTGCAGGAAGTGGAACCAGATTATGTACTCGGCGGACCTGTGGCGTTATAGGACCATCACGTTCAGCGGGAGACCTTCCAGGGTGCATGCTTCTGAATTCGAGTCAGCTCTTTGGTATGTCAAGAAATTTGGTCGTTATCTGGAACACCTAGAGATCAAATTTCTGAACCCCTACAATGCTGTGTTGACCAAGAAGTTCCAGGTCACCATGCGGGGCCTCCTGTCGTGTCTGGGCAAGAGTAACAACCGGCTCAAGTCCCTGTCCATCCAGCACCTGGAGCTGGACCGCCTTGTCTGGAGGAACAGTATCCGGAGCTCCTTCATCAAAAGCCTGGGCTTCTTCTTAAAGAAGGTGGGCAAACACCTGGATTACCTCAACCTCAAGGGGGCCAGGCTGACCGTGGAGCAGGGCTGCGTGGTGCTCACCTCACTGAGCTACTTGCGGAGCGAGAGCGTGGTGTCACAGCTCAACATCGAAGACTTCTTCAGCCACCACCTCGCTGTCTACAGCAGCCCACAGTTCAACAAGACCATGGCCACCTTCCGCAGCCTGGTGTCCCTCACGCTCAACTACAACTGCATCTCCGATGAGCTGCTGGAGAACCTGTGTGAGAACAATGCTGGCACCCTCTGGACCATGAACATCAAGTGCCACATCCACGACCCCCATGGGCAGGTCATCTGGGGCATGTCCTGGGCCAAGCTGGCCAGGCACGCCTCCAACCTCAAGGTCAACTTCTTCTTCGAGCGAGTCATGAAGTATGAGCGCCTGGCACGGATCCTCTTGCAGGAGATCCCCATCCGGAGCATCAGTCTGAGGAGCTGCTACTTTAGCGACCCAGACTGGTCCATGAGGCCCACGCTGACAGATCTCCTGCCCACCTTCCGGAACACTCTGCAG AAACTAACATTTGAGTTCAATAACAACCACGAGTCGCTGGACGAGGAGCTGCACCTCCTGGTCTTGTCCTGTCGAAAGCTGTTCTACTTCAAGATCTGGGCTTTTCTTGACGTCAAGTTTGTGGAGCGGATCCTGAAGAGTCAGGAGGAAGGGCAGTGCTCCCTGCGCACTCTCAAG GTGAGAATTTACACAAACCGATACGAGACAAATGACGAGGACAGGACGCTGCGCGAGATCCACAGGAAGTACCGAAAGCTCATCGATGCGGAGCTCAACTACTTCGTCATCGCGTACCCCATGATGTAG
- the TEKT1 gene encoding tektin-1 isoform X1: MAKLLQPPPKFLPEEWHIANKNQYHRAEAQRSRSERLVAESQRLVDEIEKTTRKSQSDVNKKLEQRLEEVRFWKKELDDKLEQLVCTTEDLLTYQTRLQNALESLKEPLHITQMCLEYRLGQRHVDRPPAHLAADRPPPLGRDKRIGIDLVHDEVEQELLKEAEVIHGVMALLTRTLDEVTEQIRLNRSAKYNLEKDLKDKFVALTIDDVCFSLNNNSPDIYYSDSVVRVEPHSVSLEDWLDFSNTNVEKANRQRNNSLALKALVDRILSQTADDLRRQCDMVDTAFQMGLKETKAARDQLAAHLAKVMEEIACQEKNMTVLEKAILDQEGPAKVAHTRLETRTRRPNVELCRDVAQYRLVKEVGEIAQNVGRLKEALAQAQVELKGLNRRQLALQEEVQVKENTIYIDEVLCTHMRKSIPLRDGGDQGQWARGLRPDTIC; encoded by the exons ATGGCCAAACTCCTCCAACCTCCACCCAAGTTCTTGCCTGAAGAGTGGCACATCGCTAACAAGAACCAGTACCACAGAGCAGAGGCCCAAAGGTCCCGGTCCGAACGCCTGGTGGCAGAAAGCCAGAGGCTTGTGGATGAGATTGAAAAGACCACAAGAAAGTCTCAGAGCGATGTAAACAAGAAACTAG AACAGAGACTCGAGGAAGTCAGGTTCTGGAAGAAGGAGCTGGATGACAAGCTGGAGCAGCTAGTGTGCACCACAGAGGACCTGCTCACTTATCAGACTAGGCTGCAGAACGCCCTGGAGAGCCTGAAGGAGCCCCTGCACATCACCCAGATGTGCCTGGAATACAG GTTGGGACAGCGTCACGTGGACAGGCCCCCCGCGCACCTGGCTGCTGACCGGCCCCCTCCTCTGGGCAGGGACAAGCGCATTGGCATCGACCTGGTGCATGATGAGGTGGAACAGGAGCTGCTGAAGGAGGCTGAGGTCATCCACGGGGTCATGGCCCTGCTGACCCGCACCTTGGATGAGGTGACTGAGCAGATCAG gctGAACCGCTCCGCCAAGTACAACCTAGAGAAGGATTTGAAGGACAAGTTTGTGGCCTTGACCATCGACGAtgtttgcttctccctcaacAACAACTCCCCAGACATCTACTACTCGGACAGTGTTGTGAGAGTTGAGCCACA CTCCGTGAGTCTGGAGGACTGGCTGGACTTCTCCAACACCAACGTGGAGAAGGCGAACAGGCAGAGAAACAACTCCCTGGCGCTGAAGGCCCTGGTGGACCGGATCCTGTCCCAGACAGCTGACGACCTGCGCAGGCAGTGTGACATGGTGGACACGGCATTCCAGATGGGGCTGAAGGAGACCAAGGCCGCCAGGGACCAGCTGGCTGCCCACCTGGCCAAG GTCATGGAAGAGATCGCATGCCAGGAGAAGAACATGACGGTTCTGGAGAAGGCCATCCTTGATCAAGAGGGGCCTGCCAAGGTGGCTCACACGCGCCTGGAGACCCGAACACGCAGGCCCAACGTAGAGCTGTGCCGCGATGTCGCACAGTACCGGCTGGTCAAGGAAGTCGGCGAGATTGCCCAGAATGTCGGAAG GCTGAAGGAGGCCCTGGCACAGGCGCAGGTGGAGCTGAAGGGCCTGAACCGCCGGCAACTGGCGCTGCAGGAGGAAGTCCAGGTCAAGGAGAACACCATCTACATCGACGAGGTGCTCTGCACCCACATGAGGAAGTCCATCCCCCTGCGGGATGGGGGCGACCAAGGCCAGTGGGCCAGGGGCCTGCGCCCCGACACCATCTGCTGA
- the TEKT1 gene encoding tektin-1 isoform X2 produces the protein MAKLLQPPPKFLPEEWHIANKNQYHRAEAQRSRSERLVAESQRLVDEIEKTTRKSQSDVNKKLEQRLEEVRFWKKELDDKLEQLVCTTEDLLTYQTRLQNALESLKEPLHITQMCLEYRDKRIGIDLVHDEVEQELLKEAEVIHGVMALLTRTLDEVTEQIRLNRSAKYNLEKDLKDKFVALTIDDVCFSLNNNSPDIYYSDSVVRVEPHSVSLEDWLDFSNTNVEKANRQRNNSLALKALVDRILSQTADDLRRQCDMVDTAFQMGLKETKAARDQLAAHLAKVMEEIACQEKNMTVLEKAILDQEGPAKVAHTRLETRTRRPNVELCRDVAQYRLVKEVGEIAQNVGRLKEALAQAQVELKGLNRRQLALQEEVQVKENTIYIDEVLCTHMRKSIPLRDGGDQGQWARGLRPDTIC, from the exons ATGGCCAAACTCCTCCAACCTCCACCCAAGTTCTTGCCTGAAGAGTGGCACATCGCTAACAAGAACCAGTACCACAGAGCAGAGGCCCAAAGGTCCCGGTCCGAACGCCTGGTGGCAGAAAGCCAGAGGCTTGTGGATGAGATTGAAAAGACCACAAGAAAGTCTCAGAGCGATGTAAACAAGAAACTAG AACAGAGACTCGAGGAAGTCAGGTTCTGGAAGAAGGAGCTGGATGACAAGCTGGAGCAGCTAGTGTGCACCACAGAGGACCTGCTCACTTATCAGACTAGGCTGCAGAACGCCCTGGAGAGCCTGAAGGAGCCCCTGCACATCACCCAGATGTGCCTGGAATACAG GGACAAGCGCATTGGCATCGACCTGGTGCATGATGAGGTGGAACAGGAGCTGCTGAAGGAGGCTGAGGTCATCCACGGGGTCATGGCCCTGCTGACCCGCACCTTGGATGAGGTGACTGAGCAGATCAG gctGAACCGCTCCGCCAAGTACAACCTAGAGAAGGATTTGAAGGACAAGTTTGTGGCCTTGACCATCGACGAtgtttgcttctccctcaacAACAACTCCCCAGACATCTACTACTCGGACAGTGTTGTGAGAGTTGAGCCACA CTCCGTGAGTCTGGAGGACTGGCTGGACTTCTCCAACACCAACGTGGAGAAGGCGAACAGGCAGAGAAACAACTCCCTGGCGCTGAAGGCCCTGGTGGACCGGATCCTGTCCCAGACAGCTGACGACCTGCGCAGGCAGTGTGACATGGTGGACACGGCATTCCAGATGGGGCTGAAGGAGACCAAGGCCGCCAGGGACCAGCTGGCTGCCCACCTGGCCAAG GTCATGGAAGAGATCGCATGCCAGGAGAAGAACATGACGGTTCTGGAGAAGGCCATCCTTGATCAAGAGGGGCCTGCCAAGGTGGCTCACACGCGCCTGGAGACCCGAACACGCAGGCCCAACGTAGAGCTGTGCCGCGATGTCGCACAGTACCGGCTGGTCAAGGAAGTCGGCGAGATTGCCCAGAATGTCGGAAG GCTGAAGGAGGCCCTGGCACAGGCGCAGGTGGAGCTGAAGGGCCTGAACCGCCGGCAACTGGCGCTGCAGGAGGAAGTCCAGGTCAAGGAGAACACCATCTACATCGACGAGGTGCTCTGCACCCACATGAGGAAGTCCATCCCCCTGCGGGATGGGGGCGACCAAGGCCAGTGGGCCAGGGGCCTGCGCCCCGACACCATCTGCTGA